A window from Branchiostoma lanceolatum isolate klBraLanc5 chromosome 9, klBraLanc5.hap2, whole genome shotgun sequence encodes these proteins:
- the LOC136441312 gene encoding whirlin-like isoform X2, giving the protein MAAKRSDPMMHVETRSLGRRSLSSNVRRLHDHLNVSLDDPERQEFVQALNDYHYKRNVYDLVYNLRILLDTPEKRQLFSLLRKVIPKSDQALFDMHTSEAFLSKAPGIHRAASMPVASGRPLSRGSVELLNRPVSTISEPEMAPRKPLVPSSEPELKTKTYKKTNEPQTFATDSLQDVRKIVIKKPASSKEGMGFSIRGGWEHGVGIYVSCVDPDSLSEKEGLFVGDQILRVNDLNFEKMTHEEAAKIFRVGRKFVLLVRQVGRIPKSYVASQTYTWVDPQGRSISPPPEMDLSGKNPQDSVGRRSGMNLLKDSDERKVNLVVGEGSSLGLMIRGGKEFDLGIYITGVDPYSVAEEAGLKVGDQILDVNSVNFLSISHDEAVRILKTSKHMMMTIKDVGRLPYARTTYDRTQWLMGDQLSQHQVAVFKDNSSAANSTLPRRRKDTESKNRMWEQLRTSVIGLFSKPKRAPIAGAPVAASDDQSVRSKDTDDEQSSVFSRGMAPGSQVMLASSSTSVSHARRMIEEQARQLLSDNERGTMGYYLNEYERGNIDVDALVMALFELLDTHSKFSLLSEVRAVVAPRDIDRFDTLVLKQEVESMKGGRPSDSGFSPDRQSENSLSSTISSTNSVRTSSSARESLNEAGSRPITPPQVPNELPPNVKLKHDAEGSVEVLIGHINDDTQGLPDFNLDDYLDESVGPEISMEIPTPEEFEPPPPPSHAPPPRPDGKQKVQAEVHFNGAGANKSALKPGKDLGQQSSVSEDSGVDLTLNSNNGSKESVTISPNPVTISEVHEHAYDSGDDSTLRETSFQTANETPDSSFHSAAVETPPRLTNGREAPDTAPKFGRAPAQMTNGLQEEDVNQRRPEDDRHNDLPDRDRGQGSPTQWNERDRGQRSSPPVKPQQPPPPPPRMDMVNGTGTPRGDSPAESMVSSPSVNHPYLVTVPKVAPTLGIAIEGGANTRQPLPRIITIQPGGSADQSGALQVGHVILEVDGKSLQGLEHKDAARAIAQAFRTPAKDYVQFLVMLQDKS; this is encoded by the exons atggcggccaagcGGAGTGATCCCATGATGCACGTGGAGACGCGCAGCCTGGGTCGTAGGTCGTTGTCGAGTAACGTGCGTCGTCTCCACGACCACCTGAACGTTTCGCTGGACGATCCCGAACGCCAGGAGTTCGTGCAGGCGTTGAACGATTACCACTACAAGCGGAACGTTTACGACCTTGTTTATAACCTCCGCATTCTGCTCGACACGCCCGAGAAGCGACAGCTCTTCTCGCTGCTGCGGAAGGTGATTCCGAAGTCCGACCAGGCGCTGTTCGACATGCACACGTCCGAGGCGTTCCTATCGAAGGCGCCCGGGATCCATCGCGCTGCCAGCATGCCGGTCGCGTCGGGACGCCCGCTGAGCCGGGGAAGCGTCGAACTCCTAAACCGGCCCGTCAGCACGATTTCCGAACCCGAGATGGCGCCGCGAAAACCGCTCGTACCTTCCTCCGAACCCGAACTCAAGACAAAAACCTACAAGAAGACGAACGAGCCGCAGACGTTTGCGACGGACTCGTTACAAGACGTGCGTAAGATCGTGATTAAGAAGCCGGCGAGCAGTAAGGAGGGGATGGGGTTCAGCATCCGCGGCGGCTGGGAGCACGGCGTGGGGATCTACGTGTCCTGCGTCGACCCCGACAGCCTCTCAGAGAAGGAGGGGCTCTTTGTCGGAGACCAGATCTTAAGAGTCAACGACTTGAACTTTGAGAAGATGACTCACGAGGAAGCTGCCAAG ATTTTCCGTGTGGGGCGTAAGTTTGTGTTGCTGGTGCGGCAGGTTGGCAGAATACCCAAGTCCTACGTGGCCAGCCAGACCTACACGTGGGTCGACCCTCAGGGACGCAGCATCTCCCCCCCGCCAGAAATGGACCTGTCCGGGAAGAACCCGCAGGACTCCGTGGGGCGGCGCAGCGGCATGAACCTGCTGAAGGACTCCGACGAGAGGAAG GTGAACCTGGTTGTCGGGGAGGGGAGCTCGCTCGGCCTGATGATCCGCGGAGGGAAGGAGTTTGACCTTGGGATCTACATCACAGGGGTCGACCCCTACTCCGTAGCAGAGGAAGCAGGACTTAAG GTGGGAGACCAGATCCTTGACGTGAACAGCGTGAACTTCCTCAGCATCTCGCACGACGAGGCCGTGCGCATCCTGAAGACGTCGAAGCACATGATGATGACCATCAAGGACGTGGGCCGCCTCCCGTACGCACGCACGACCTACGACCGCACCCAGTGGCTCATGGGAGACCAGCTGTCACAGCACCAGGTCGCCGTCTTCAAGGACAA CAGCTCGGCAGCCAACAGTACCCTGCCCAGACGGAGGAAGGACACAGAG AGCAAAAATCGTATGTGGGAGCAGCTTAGAACGTCCGTAATCGGCCTGTTCTCTAAACCCAAGCGAGCGCCGATAGCCGGAGCGCCCGTTGCCGCTAGCGATGACCAGTCTGTGCGTAGTAAGGACACAGACGACGAACAG AGTTCTGTGTTCTCAAGGGGCATGGCGCCGGGGTCGCAGGTCATGCTGGCGAGCTCGTCCACGAGCGTGAGCCACGCCCGCCGCATGATCGAGGAACAGGCGCGCCAGCTGCTCTCCGACAATGAGAGGGGCACCATGGGATACTACCTGAACGAGTACGAGCGAGGCAATATTGACGTGGACGCCTTGGTGATGGCACTGTTCGAGCTGCTCGACACACACTCTAAG TTCTCGCTGCTGTCGGAGGTCCGGGCCGTGGTCGCGCCGCGGGACATCGACAGATTTGACACGCTGGTCCTCAAGCAAGAGGTCGAGTCCATGAAGGGCGGCCGACCCTCCGACTCGGGGTTCTCTCCCGACCGGCAGTCCGAAAACTCGCTCAGCagtaccatctccagtaccaACAGTGTTCGCACCTCcagctctgctaga GAGTCTTTGAACGAGGCAGGGTCACGACCTATCACCCCTCCTCAGGTCCCTAATGAACTCCCACCTAATGTCAAG CTAAAGCACGATGCTGAGGGCTCCGTGGAGGTGCTGATCGGCCACATCAACGACGACACCCAGGGCCTGCCGGACTTCAACCTG GATGACTACTTGGATGAGTCCGTTGGCCCGGAGATCTCCATGGAGATCCCCACCCCTGAGGAGTTCGAGCcgccgccgcccccctcccacgcccccccTCCCCGGCCGGACGGGAAGCAGAAGGTTCAGGCAGAGGTGCACTTCAACGGGGCAGGAGCGaacaag agtGCGTTGAAGCCAGGGAAGGACCTGGGACAGCAGTCCAGTGTCAGTGAGGACAGCGGGGTGGACTTGACGCTCAACAGTAACAACGGCAGCAAAGAGAG TGTGACCATATCGCCTAACCCCGTCACCATCAGCGAG GTTCATGAACACGCATACGACAGCGGAGACGACTCCACGCTCCGCGAAACCTCATTCCAGACCGCTAACGAAACTCCCGACTCCTCCTTCCACTCTGCCGCCGTGGAAACCCCACCAAGACTGACCAATGGGAGGGAGGCGCCAGACACTGCGCCCAAATTTGGCAGGGCGCCTGCGCAGATGACCAATGGGCTGCAAGAAGAAGACGTCAATCAAAGAAGACCGGAGGACGACAGACACAACGACCTGCCAGACAGGGACAGAGGGCAGGGGTCACCCACCCAGTGGAACGAGAGGgacagaggtcagaggtcgtcaCCCCCGGTTAAGCCCCAGCAGCCCCCACCGCCGCCGCCGAGAATGGACATGGTTAACGGCACAGGAACGCCGAGGGGAGACAGTCCCGCAGAATCCATG GTCTCCAGCCCCAGTGTGAACCACCCCTACCTAGTCACAGTGCCAAAAGTCGCCCCGACGCTGGGCATAGCGATAGAGGGCGGGGCCAACACCCGGCAACCGCTGCCCAGAATCATCACTATACAG CCTGGCGGCTcagctgaccaatcaggggcccTGCAGGTAGGTCATGTGATCCTGGAGGTTGACGGCAAGTCTCTACAAGGTCTGGAGCACAAGGACGCGGCGCGAGCCATCGCACAGGCCTTCCGAACTCCCGCCAAAGACTATGTGCAGTTCCTGGTCATGCTGCAGGACAAGTCATAG
- the LOC136441312 gene encoding whirlin-like isoform X3 — MAAKRSDPMMHVETRSLGRRSLSSNVRRLHDHLNVSLDDPERQEFVQALNDYHYKRNVYDLVYNLRILLDTPEKRQLFSLLRKVIPKSDQALFDMHTSEAFLSKAPGIHRAASMPVASGRPLSRGSVELLNRPVSTISEPEMAPRKPLVPSSEPELKTKTYKKTNEPQTFATDSLQDVRKIVIKKPASSKEGMGFSIRGGWEHGVGIYVSCVDPDSLSEKEGLFVGDQILRVNDLNFEKMTHEEAAKIFRVGRKFVLLVRQVGRIPKSYVASQTYTWVDPQGRSISPPPEMDLSGKNPQDSVGRRSGMNLLKDSDERKVNLVVGEGSSLGLMIRGGKEFDLGIYITGVDPYSVAEEAGLKVGDQILDVNSVNFLSISHDEAVRILKTSKHMMMTIKDVGRLPYARTTYDRTQWLMGDQLSQHQVAVFKDNSAANSTLPRRRKDTESKNRMWEQLRTSVIGLFSKPKRAPIAGAPVAASDDQSVRSKDTDDEQSSVFSRGMAPGSQVMLASSSTSVSHARRMIEEQARQLLSDNERGTMGYYLNEYERGNIDVDALVMALFELLDTHSKFSLLSEVRAVVAPRDIDRFDTLVLKQEVESMKGGRPSDSGFSPDRQSENSLSSTISSTNSVRTSSSARESLNEAGSRPITPPQVPNELPPNVKLKHDAEGSVEVLIGHINDDTQGLPDFNLDDYLDESVGPEISMEIPTPEEFEPPPPPSHAPPPRPDGKQKVQAEVHFNGAGANKSALKPGKDLGQQSSVSEDSGVDLTLNSNNGSKESVTISPNPVTIREVHEHAYDSGDDSTLRETSFQTANETPDSSFHSAAVETPPRLTNGREAPDTAPKFGRAPAQMTNGLQEEDVNQRRPEDDRHNDLPDRDRGQGSPTQWNERDRGQRSSPPVKPQQPPPPPPRMDMVNGTGTPRGDSPAESMVSSPSVNHPYLVTVPKVAPTLGIAIEGGANTRQPLPRIITIQPGGSADQSGALQVGHVILEVDGKSLQGLEHKDAARAIAQAFRTPAKDYVQFLVMLQDKS; from the exons atggcggccaagcGGAGTGATCCCATGATGCACGTGGAGACGCGCAGCCTGGGTCGTAGGTCGTTGTCGAGTAACGTGCGTCGTCTCCACGACCACCTGAACGTTTCGCTGGACGATCCCGAACGCCAGGAGTTCGTGCAGGCGTTGAACGATTACCACTACAAGCGGAACGTTTACGACCTTGTTTATAACCTCCGCATTCTGCTCGACACGCCCGAGAAGCGACAGCTCTTCTCGCTGCTGCGGAAGGTGATTCCGAAGTCCGACCAGGCGCTGTTCGACATGCACACGTCCGAGGCGTTCCTATCGAAGGCGCCCGGGATCCATCGCGCTGCCAGCATGCCGGTCGCGTCGGGACGCCCGCTGAGCCGGGGAAGCGTCGAACTCCTAAACCGGCCCGTCAGCACGATTTCCGAACCCGAGATGGCGCCGCGAAAACCGCTCGTACCTTCCTCCGAACCCGAACTCAAGACAAAAACCTACAAGAAGACGAACGAGCCGCAGACGTTTGCGACGGACTCGTTACAAGACGTGCGTAAGATCGTGATTAAGAAGCCGGCGAGCAGTAAGGAGGGGATGGGGTTCAGCATCCGCGGCGGCTGGGAGCACGGCGTGGGGATCTACGTGTCCTGCGTCGACCCCGACAGCCTCTCAGAGAAGGAGGGGCTCTTTGTCGGAGACCAGATCTTAAGAGTCAACGACTTGAACTTTGAGAAGATGACTCACGAGGAAGCTGCCAAG ATTTTCCGTGTGGGGCGTAAGTTTGTGTTGCTGGTGCGGCAGGTTGGCAGAATACCCAAGTCCTACGTGGCCAGCCAGACCTACACGTGGGTCGACCCTCAGGGACGCAGCATCTCCCCCCCGCCAGAAATGGACCTGTCCGGGAAGAACCCGCAGGACTCCGTGGGGCGGCGCAGCGGCATGAACCTGCTGAAGGACTCCGACGAGAGGAAG GTGAACCTGGTTGTCGGGGAGGGGAGCTCGCTCGGCCTGATGATCCGCGGAGGGAAGGAGTTTGACCTTGGGATCTACATCACAGGGGTCGACCCCTACTCCGTAGCAGAGGAAGCAGGACTTAAG GTGGGAGACCAGATCCTTGACGTGAACAGCGTGAACTTCCTCAGCATCTCGCACGACGAGGCCGTGCGCATCCTGAAGACGTCGAAGCACATGATGATGACCATCAAGGACGTGGGCCGCCTCCCGTACGCACGCACGACCTACGACCGCACCCAGTGGCTCATGGGAGACCAGCTGTCACAGCACCAGGTCGCCGTCTTCAAGGACAA CTCGGCAGCCAACAGTACCCTGCCCAGACGGAGGAAGGACACAGAG AGCAAAAATCGTATGTGGGAGCAGCTTAGAACGTCCGTAATCGGCCTGTTCTCTAAACCCAAGCGAGCGCCGATAGCCGGAGCGCCCGTTGCCGCTAGCGATGACCAGTCTGTGCGTAGTAAGGACACAGACGACGAACAG AGTTCTGTGTTCTCAAGGGGCATGGCGCCGGGGTCGCAGGTCATGCTGGCGAGCTCGTCCACGAGCGTGAGCCACGCCCGCCGCATGATCGAGGAACAGGCGCGCCAGCTGCTCTCCGACAATGAGAGGGGCACCATGGGATACTACCTGAACGAGTACGAGCGAGGCAATATTGACGTGGACGCCTTGGTGATGGCACTGTTCGAGCTGCTCGACACACACTCTAAG TTCTCGCTGCTGTCGGAGGTCCGGGCCGTGGTCGCGCCGCGGGACATCGACAGATTTGACACGCTGGTCCTCAAGCAAGAGGTCGAGTCCATGAAGGGCGGCCGACCCTCCGACTCGGGGTTCTCTCCCGACCGGCAGTCCGAAAACTCGCTCAGCagtaccatctccagtaccaACAGTGTTCGCACCTCcagctctgctaga GAGTCTTTGAACGAGGCAGGGTCACGACCTATCACCCCTCCTCAGGTCCCTAATGAACTCCCACCTAATGTCAAG CTAAAGCACGATGCTGAGGGCTCCGTGGAGGTGCTGATCGGCCACATCAACGACGACACCCAGGGCCTGCCGGACTTCAACCTG GATGACTACTTGGATGAGTCCGTTGGCCCGGAGATCTCCATGGAGATCCCCACCCCTGAGGAGTTCGAGCcgccgccgcccccctcccacgcccccccTCCCCGGCCGGACGGGAAGCAGAAGGTTCAGGCAGAGGTGCACTTCAACGGGGCAGGAGCGaacaag agtGCGTTGAAGCCAGGGAAGGACCTGGGACAGCAGTCCAGTGTCAGTGAGGACAGCGGGGTGGACTTGACGCTCAACAGTAACAACGGCAGCAAAGAGAG TGTGACCATATCGCCTAACCCCGTCACCATCAGGGAGGTTCATGAACACGCATACGACAGCGGAGACGACTCCACGCTCCGCGAAACCTCATTCCAGACCGCTAACGAAACTCCCGACTCCTCCTTCCACTCTGCCGCCGTGGAAACCCCACCAAGACTGACCAATGGGAGGGAGGCGCCAGACACTGCGCCCAAATTTGGCAGGGCGCCTGCGCAGATGACCAATGGGCTGCAAGAAGAAGACGTCAATCAAAGAAGACCGGAGGACGACAGACACAACGACCTGCCAGACAGGGACAGAGGGCAGGGGTCACCCACCCAGTGGAACGAGAGGgacagaggtcagaggtcgtcaCCCCCGGTTAAGCCCCAGCAGCCCCCACCGCCGCCGCCGAGAATGGACATGGTTAACGGCACAGGAACGCCGAGGGGAGACAGTCCCGCAGAATCCATG GTCTCCAGCCCCAGTGTGAACCACCCCTACCTAGTCACAGTGCCAAAAGTCGCCCCGACGCTGGGCATAGCGATAGAGGGCGGGGCCAACACCCGGCAACCGCTGCCCAGAATCATCACTATACAG CCTGGCGGCTcagctgaccaatcaggggcccTGCAGGTAGGTCATGTGATCCTGGAGGTTGACGGCAAGTCTCTACAAGGTCTGGAGCACAAGGACGCGGCGCGAGCCATCGCACAGGCCTTCCGAACTCCCGCCAAAGACTATGTGCAGTTCCTGGTCATGCTGCAGGACAAGTCATAG
- the LOC136441312 gene encoding whirlin-like isoform X6 produces the protein MAAKRSDPMMHVETRSLGRRSLSSNVRRLHDHLNVSLDDPERQEFVQALNDYHYKRNVYDLVYNLRILLDTPEKRQLFSLLRKVIPKSDQALFDMHTSEAFLSKAPGIHRAASMPVASGRPLSRGSVELLNRPVSTISEPEMAPRKPLVPSSEPELKTKTYKKTNEPQTFATDSLQDVRKIVIKKPASSKEGMGFSIRGGWEHGVGIYVSCVDPDSLSEKEGLFVGDQILRVNDLNFEKMTHEEAAKIFRVGRKFVLLVRQVGRIPKSYVASQTYTWVDPQGRSISPPPEMDLSGKNPQDSVGRRSGMNLLKDSDERKVNLVVGEGSSLGLMIRGGKEFDLGIYITGVDPYSVAEEAGLKVGDQILDVNSVNFLSISHDEAVRILKTSKHMMMTIKDVGRLPYARTTYDRTQWLMGDQLSQHQVAVFKDNSAANSTLPRRRKDTESSVFSRGMAPGSQVMLASSSTSVSHARRMIEEQARQLLSDNERGTMGYYLNEYERGNIDVDALVMALFELLDTHSKFSLLSEVRAVVAPRDIDRFDTLVLKQEVESMKGGRPSDSGFSPDRQSENSLSSTISSTNSVRTSSSARESLNEAGSRPITPPQVPNELPPNVKLKHDAEGSVEVLIGHINDDTQGLPDFNLDDYLDESVGPEISMEIPTPEEFEPPPPPSHAPPPRPDGKQKVQAEVHFNGAGANKSALKPGKDLGQQSSVSEDSGVDLTLNSNNGSKESVTISPNPVTIREVHEHAYDSGDDSTLRETSFQTANETPDSSFHSAAVETPPRLTNGREAPDTAPKFGRAPAQMTNGLQEEDVNQRRPEDDRHNDLPDRDRGQGSPTQWNERDRGQRSSPPVKPQQPPPPPPRMDMVNGTGTPRGDSPAESMVSSPSVNHPYLVTVPKVAPTLGIAIEGGANTRQPLPRIITIQPGGSADQSGALQVGHVILEVDGKSLQGLEHKDAARAIAQAFRTPAKDYVQFLVMLQDKS, from the exons atggcggccaagcGGAGTGATCCCATGATGCACGTGGAGACGCGCAGCCTGGGTCGTAGGTCGTTGTCGAGTAACGTGCGTCGTCTCCACGACCACCTGAACGTTTCGCTGGACGATCCCGAACGCCAGGAGTTCGTGCAGGCGTTGAACGATTACCACTACAAGCGGAACGTTTACGACCTTGTTTATAACCTCCGCATTCTGCTCGACACGCCCGAGAAGCGACAGCTCTTCTCGCTGCTGCGGAAGGTGATTCCGAAGTCCGACCAGGCGCTGTTCGACATGCACACGTCCGAGGCGTTCCTATCGAAGGCGCCCGGGATCCATCGCGCTGCCAGCATGCCGGTCGCGTCGGGACGCCCGCTGAGCCGGGGAAGCGTCGAACTCCTAAACCGGCCCGTCAGCACGATTTCCGAACCCGAGATGGCGCCGCGAAAACCGCTCGTACCTTCCTCCGAACCCGAACTCAAGACAAAAACCTACAAGAAGACGAACGAGCCGCAGACGTTTGCGACGGACTCGTTACAAGACGTGCGTAAGATCGTGATTAAGAAGCCGGCGAGCAGTAAGGAGGGGATGGGGTTCAGCATCCGCGGCGGCTGGGAGCACGGCGTGGGGATCTACGTGTCCTGCGTCGACCCCGACAGCCTCTCAGAGAAGGAGGGGCTCTTTGTCGGAGACCAGATCTTAAGAGTCAACGACTTGAACTTTGAGAAGATGACTCACGAGGAAGCTGCCAAG ATTTTCCGTGTGGGGCGTAAGTTTGTGTTGCTGGTGCGGCAGGTTGGCAGAATACCCAAGTCCTACGTGGCCAGCCAGACCTACACGTGGGTCGACCCTCAGGGACGCAGCATCTCCCCCCCGCCAGAAATGGACCTGTCCGGGAAGAACCCGCAGGACTCCGTGGGGCGGCGCAGCGGCATGAACCTGCTGAAGGACTCCGACGAGAGGAAG GTGAACCTGGTTGTCGGGGAGGGGAGCTCGCTCGGCCTGATGATCCGCGGAGGGAAGGAGTTTGACCTTGGGATCTACATCACAGGGGTCGACCCCTACTCCGTAGCAGAGGAAGCAGGACTTAAG GTGGGAGACCAGATCCTTGACGTGAACAGCGTGAACTTCCTCAGCATCTCGCACGACGAGGCCGTGCGCATCCTGAAGACGTCGAAGCACATGATGATGACCATCAAGGACGTGGGCCGCCTCCCGTACGCACGCACGACCTACGACCGCACCCAGTGGCTCATGGGAGACCAGCTGTCACAGCACCAGGTCGCCGTCTTCAAGGACAA CTCGGCAGCCAACAGTACCCTGCCCAGACGGAGGAAGGACACAGAG AGTTCTGTGTTCTCAAGGGGCATGGCGCCGGGGTCGCAGGTCATGCTGGCGAGCTCGTCCACGAGCGTGAGCCACGCCCGCCGCATGATCGAGGAACAGGCGCGCCAGCTGCTCTCCGACAATGAGAGGGGCACCATGGGATACTACCTGAACGAGTACGAGCGAGGCAATATTGACGTGGACGCCTTGGTGATGGCACTGTTCGAGCTGCTCGACACACACTCTAAG TTCTCGCTGCTGTCGGAGGTCCGGGCCGTGGTCGCGCCGCGGGACATCGACAGATTTGACACGCTGGTCCTCAAGCAAGAGGTCGAGTCCATGAAGGGCGGCCGACCCTCCGACTCGGGGTTCTCTCCCGACCGGCAGTCCGAAAACTCGCTCAGCagtaccatctccagtaccaACAGTGTTCGCACCTCcagctctgctaga GAGTCTTTGAACGAGGCAGGGTCACGACCTATCACCCCTCCTCAGGTCCCTAATGAACTCCCACCTAATGTCAAG CTAAAGCACGATGCTGAGGGCTCCGTGGAGGTGCTGATCGGCCACATCAACGACGACACCCAGGGCCTGCCGGACTTCAACCTG GATGACTACTTGGATGAGTCCGTTGGCCCGGAGATCTCCATGGAGATCCCCACCCCTGAGGAGTTCGAGCcgccgccgcccccctcccacgcccccccTCCCCGGCCGGACGGGAAGCAGAAGGTTCAGGCAGAGGTGCACTTCAACGGGGCAGGAGCGaacaag agtGCGTTGAAGCCAGGGAAGGACCTGGGACAGCAGTCCAGTGTCAGTGAGGACAGCGGGGTGGACTTGACGCTCAACAGTAACAACGGCAGCAAAGAGAG TGTGACCATATCGCCTAACCCCGTCACCATCAGGGAGGTTCATGAACACGCATACGACAGCGGAGACGACTCCACGCTCCGCGAAACCTCATTCCAGACCGCTAACGAAACTCCCGACTCCTCCTTCCACTCTGCCGCCGTGGAAACCCCACCAAGACTGACCAATGGGAGGGAGGCGCCAGACACTGCGCCCAAATTTGGCAGGGCGCCTGCGCAGATGACCAATGGGCTGCAAGAAGAAGACGTCAATCAAAGAAGACCGGAGGACGACAGACACAACGACCTGCCAGACAGGGACAGAGGGCAGGGGTCACCCACCCAGTGGAACGAGAGGgacagaggtcagaggtcgtcaCCCCCGGTTAAGCCCCAGCAGCCCCCACCGCCGCCGCCGAGAATGGACATGGTTAACGGCACAGGAACGCCGAGGGGAGACAGTCCCGCAGAATCCATG GTCTCCAGCCCCAGTGTGAACCACCCCTACCTAGTCACAGTGCCAAAAGTCGCCCCGACGCTGGGCATAGCGATAGAGGGCGGGGCCAACACCCGGCAACCGCTGCCCAGAATCATCACTATACAG CCTGGCGGCTcagctgaccaatcaggggcccTGCAGGTAGGTCATGTGATCCTGGAGGTTGACGGCAAGTCTCTACAAGGTCTGGAGCACAAGGACGCGGCGCGAGCCATCGCACAGGCCTTCCGAACTCCCGCCAAAGACTATGTGCAGTTCCTGGTCATGCTGCAGGACAAGTCATAG